One genomic segment of Mycolicibacterium neworleansense includes these proteins:
- a CDS encoding flavohemoglobin expression-modulating QEGLA motif protein yields the protein MGRTSPLAQEVLTVDERLTEIERELNFLLNVTPVNGAEAWRDFARSGFESSPTLQSRSLDFDPDLVKRDLYDVQIELVDNPALNSLFRAKRDEIGRQITLLEDRDTSRFRYGALQLYGEPGDSLCTTARSLLELIDPPPVTPTSVTATAFAQTARAELESAYPQFPVAVEVRDDVADLMVSFGRLYIPATATFRANRVQPLIQHEVGTHVLTYRNGEAQPLGLLSVGLPLYEETQEGLAVLAEYVVGGLDPRRMRVLAARVEAASMMLAHADFVEIFKHLTETHAFAPRTAWSVTSRVTYGGGSTKDIIYLRGIEGVLGYFAQGRSIDPLLAGKLSLDHVPLVEELIRQGILEPPRARPRWLSAPGAEVRLEHMRGGMSAADLLGMDVAA from the coding sequence GTGGGTCGCACTTCGCCCCTTGCGCAGGAAGTCTTGACCGTCGATGAACGCCTGACGGAGATCGAGCGCGAGCTCAACTTCCTGCTCAACGTCACTCCGGTCAATGGAGCCGAGGCGTGGCGGGATTTCGCGCGCTCGGGGTTCGAGTCATCACCCACCCTGCAGTCCAGATCGCTGGACTTCGACCCGGATCTGGTCAAGCGCGACCTTTACGACGTACAGATCGAGCTGGTGGACAACCCGGCGCTCAACTCCCTCTTCCGGGCAAAACGCGACGAGATCGGCCGGCAGATCACCTTGCTCGAGGACCGGGACACATCGCGGTTCAGGTACGGTGCGCTGCAGCTCTACGGAGAACCGGGTGACTCACTGTGCACGACGGCCCGGTCACTGCTCGAGCTCATCGATCCGCCACCGGTCACGCCGACGAGCGTCACCGCCACGGCATTCGCGCAGACGGCGCGCGCGGAACTGGAGTCGGCCTATCCACAGTTTCCCGTAGCGGTCGAAGTGCGCGACGACGTCGCCGATCTGATGGTGTCGTTCGGAAGGCTCTACATTCCTGCCACTGCCACCTTCCGCGCGAACCGGGTACAGCCGCTGATCCAGCACGAGGTCGGGACCCACGTGCTCACCTACCGCAACGGCGAGGCGCAGCCCTTGGGTCTGCTGTCCGTCGGGCTACCGCTGTACGAGGAGACACAGGAAGGCCTGGCAGTGCTGGCCGAGTACGTCGTAGGTGGGCTCGATCCCCGCCGCATGCGCGTCCTCGCCGCAAGAGTCGAGGCCGCATCGATGATGTTGGCTCACGCGGATTTCGTCGAGATCTTCAAACACCTGACCGAGACTCATGCGTTCGCACCTCGCACCGCGTGGTCGGTGACGAGCCGCGTGACATACGGCGGAGGCTCGACAAAGGACATCATCTATCTGCGCGGTATCGAAGGAGTCCTCGGATACTTCGCCCAAGGACGCAGCATCGATCCCTTACTCGCCGGCAAGCTCTCACTCGACCACGTGCCGCTGGTGGAGGAATTGATTCGGCAAGGAATTCTCGAACCTCCGCGGGCGCGCCCACGCTGGCTGTCCGCGCCCGGGGCAGAAGTGCGGCTCGAACACATGCGTGGCGGGATGAGCGCCGCCGACCTGCTCGGAATGGATGTGGCCGCATGA
- a CDS encoding carboxylesterase family protein produces MAERRIAGGTIRVEHQDGLVRARGVRYGTARRFAVAEAPPAWSGVRDATQSGPACPQRPSRLGWVTGDVLEGLSMDENCLVLTVTAPADARRLPVMVWFHGGAYVAGSGESAKYDAGALARTGNVVVVNVSYRLGIFGYLAPPGTGEDNLGLRDQILALRWVRDNIAAFGGDAANVTAFGQSAGAHSVMSLMLCEDAAGLFHRAILQSAPLELDAGRDDMARDMLAAMATSLGGADPAEATADRLLAAEAAAVAAAQGFGLLGGLAFSPRLGRKPLPAPADVPGAVAEAAGRIELLIGYTKDDGAPFVAMDARAARLNRVPALGRLAVRAGSASITKKAFAGPAERLAEAWRTHGGRVGTYRFDWTPDGAPLGACHCMELPFLFGSPQTWADAPMLGPGRAIDTQLSAEMRTRWAQFAHHGVDSLPAPSLRFG; encoded by the coding sequence ATGGCAGAGCGGAGAATCGCCGGCGGCACGATCCGGGTTGAGCATCAGGACGGACTGGTTCGCGCGCGGGGTGTGCGCTACGGCACCGCCAGACGGTTCGCGGTAGCCGAAGCGCCTCCGGCCTGGTCGGGGGTTCGGGATGCGACCCAGTCGGGTCCGGCCTGCCCGCAGCGGCCGTCGCGGCTGGGTTGGGTGACGGGCGACGTTCTCGAGGGCCTGTCGATGGACGAGAACTGTCTGGTGCTGACCGTCACGGCTCCGGCCGACGCGCGTCGGCTCCCGGTCATGGTGTGGTTCCACGGCGGTGCGTACGTCGCGGGCAGCGGTGAGTCGGCCAAGTACGACGCCGGCGCGCTGGCCCGCACCGGCAATGTGGTGGTGGTCAACGTCAGTTACCGGCTCGGCATCTTCGGTTATCTGGCGCCCCCTGGTACCGGCGAGGACAACCTGGGCCTGCGTGATCAGATCCTGGCGCTGCGATGGGTGCGGGACAACATCGCGGCCTTCGGCGGCGACGCGGCCAACGTCACCGCATTCGGCCAGTCGGCGGGCGCGCATTCGGTCATGTCTCTGATGTTGTGCGAGGACGCCGCGGGGCTCTTCCACCGCGCGATCCTGCAGAGCGCCCCGCTGGAGCTCGATGCCGGGCGCGACGACATGGCGCGCGACATGCTCGCGGCGATGGCCACTTCCCTCGGCGGTGCCGATCCGGCCGAGGCGACGGCGGATCGGCTGCTTGCCGCAGAGGCTGCCGCGGTCGCGGCAGCACAGGGGTTCGGCCTTCTCGGTGGACTGGCGTTCTCACCGCGGCTCGGCCGGAAACCGCTGCCGGCTCCCGCGGACGTACCCGGGGCCGTCGCCGAGGCCGCGGGCCGGATCGAGTTGCTCATCGGCTACACGAAGGACGACGGCGCGCCGTTCGTGGCGATGGACGCCCGGGCGGCCCGGCTCAACCGGGTGCCGGCCCTGGGACGCCTCGCGGTCCGGGCGGGTTCGGCCTCGATCACCAAAAAGGCGTTCGCCGGCCCCGCCGAGCGCCTGGCCGAGGCCTGGCGCACCCACGGCGGCCGGGTGGGTACCTATCGCTTCGACTGGACTCCGGATGGGGCGCCCCTGGGGGCGTGCCACTGCATGGAATTGCCGTTCCTGTTCGGGTCACCGCAAACCTGGGCGGATGCCCCGATGCTCGGTCCCGGGCGGGCGATCGATACCCAGCTCTCCGCCGAGATGCGTACCCGCTGGGCGCAATTCGCGCACCATGGCGTCGACTCACTGCCGGCGCCGTCGCTGCGGTTCGGCTAG
- a CDS encoding helix-turn-helix transcriptional regulator, with protein MAIMGDAGPSLCGRDGECAALRTLVSGGRSGGSGVLVVRGEAGVGKTALLDYVVEHAPGFQVTQVAGVESDMELAFAGLHQLCAPLLDHLDKLPEPQRDALAVAFGRGVGPVPDRFLVGLAVLSLLAAAAGRKPLLCVIDDAQWLDQVSVQTLGFVARRLLAEPVVLVFAVRDNHDGTAADILPGLPELRLEGLSDSDARDLLDSVVVGRLDERVRDRLIAESRGNPLALLEVPRNVAAAERAGGFWIAGTRPSVGEVEEGFVRRIQSLPADTRRLALLAAADPVGDPVVFARAAGYLGIGMDALAPAEAAGVIEFGPRMRFRHPLVRSAAYRAADMADRREVHRALAIATDPELDPDRRAWHAANAAAGPDDAVAAELEASAWRAQSRGGIAAAATFLERAAVLTADPALRSSRAIAAASAKREAAAPNAAYELLSLAELSPLTELQRAQIARLRAQMEFTRSRGGLPGAPPVRHAAALLLEAARRLENLDDELARETHIEALAAAMYTSRSQPEALVNAAEAARAAVSGITAPTRPVDFLLIGMAKLVTEGLPAAADYLRTALQLWAEQARSHDGRALHRLALAFPVMHESVADEMWDSESNDQLATAMIDYARTTGALAILPSAIAYKAGVHVRQGEFLTAARLMEEADTISTAIGHHPMKYHKVELAAMRGDLAEAGDLMEAGMAEGTAKGEGRLLGVSGYAAAVLYNGLGRYEEALAAARKACEYHDLGFYGWTLLELTEAAVRVGERDVAEDAVRRLQVGAGASGTDWGLGVLAAARALVADDTEADVLFKESVERLSRTRAGVQLARAHLRYGEWLRRQKLRTSAREHLNAAHDMFTKMGAQAFAERARRELTATGEKVRKQPLSSGDELTAQEAQIAQLARDGLTNQEIGAQLFISTHTVEWHLRKVFVKLGVRSRRQLRSVSWTS; from the coding sequence ATGGCGATTATGGGCGACGCTGGCCCGTCTCTATGTGGCCGCGACGGCGAATGCGCGGCACTTCGAACGCTGGTATCGGGTGGTCGTTCGGGCGGCAGCGGGGTGCTGGTGGTTCGTGGCGAGGCGGGCGTCGGGAAGACGGCGCTGCTGGACTACGTCGTCGAACACGCGCCGGGGTTCCAGGTGACCCAGGTGGCCGGTGTCGAATCCGACATGGAACTGGCCTTCGCCGGATTGCATCAGCTGTGCGCACCACTGCTCGATCACCTCGACAAGCTTCCCGAACCGCAGCGCGACGCGCTGGCGGTGGCCTTCGGTCGTGGCGTCGGACCGGTGCCCGATCGCTTTCTGGTCGGTCTGGCGGTGCTCAGCCTGTTGGCTGCCGCTGCAGGCAGGAAGCCACTGCTGTGTGTGATCGACGATGCGCAGTGGCTCGATCAGGTGTCGGTACAGACCCTTGGTTTCGTGGCACGGCGGCTGCTGGCCGAGCCGGTCGTCCTGGTCTTCGCCGTCCGGGACAATCACGACGGCACGGCGGCGGACATCCTGCCCGGCCTGCCCGAACTGCGGCTCGAGGGGCTTTCGGACAGCGATGCCAGGGACCTGCTGGACTCCGTGGTTGTGGGCCGGCTCGATGAGCGGGTCCGCGACCGGCTCATCGCCGAAAGTCGGGGCAATCCGCTTGCGCTGTTGGAAGTACCGCGCAATGTCGCGGCCGCCGAGCGCGCCGGTGGCTTCTGGATTGCCGGGACGCGGCCATCGGTCGGCGAGGTAGAGGAGGGCTTCGTCCGCCGAATCCAGTCGCTGCCCGCGGACACTCGTCGGTTGGCGCTACTCGCGGCGGCGGATCCGGTCGGTGATCCGGTGGTGTTCGCCCGTGCCGCAGGATATCTGGGTATCGGAATGGATGCACTGGCGCCGGCAGAGGCCGCTGGGGTGATCGAGTTCGGCCCCCGCATGCGGTTCCGCCACCCGCTGGTCCGGTCGGCCGCCTATCGGGCGGCAGACATGGCCGACCGCCGGGAAGTGCACCGCGCCTTGGCCATTGCCACCGATCCCGAACTCGATCCCGACCGCCGGGCCTGGCATGCGGCAAACGCCGCGGCCGGTCCCGACGACGCGGTGGCCGCCGAGTTGGAAGCCTCCGCATGGCGGGCCCAGAGCCGGGGCGGAATCGCCGCCGCGGCCACGTTCCTCGAGCGCGCGGCGGTCCTGACCGCGGATCCGGCCCTGCGCAGTTCCCGGGCCATCGCGGCGGCCTCGGCCAAGCGGGAAGCAGCCGCACCCAATGCCGCATACGAGCTGCTCTCCCTGGCTGAACTGAGCCCGTTGACCGAATTGCAGCGGGCCCAGATTGCCCGGCTGCGCGCCCAGATGGAATTCACGCGCAGCCGGGGTGGCCTGCCCGGGGCGCCGCCGGTTCGTCATGCCGCAGCACTGCTGCTCGAGGCGGCCAGGCGGCTGGAGAACCTCGACGACGAGCTGGCCCGGGAGACCCATATCGAGGCGCTGGCCGCCGCGATGTACACCTCGCGCAGCCAGCCGGAGGCCCTGGTGAATGCGGCAGAGGCCGCGCGTGCGGCGGTTTCCGGGATCACCGCGCCGACGCGGCCCGTCGATTTTCTGCTCATCGGTATGGCGAAGCTGGTCACCGAAGGGCTGCCCGCCGCGGCCGACTACCTGCGCACCGCACTTCAGTTGTGGGCTGAACAGGCGCGGAGCCACGACGGCAGGGCGCTGCACCGGTTGGCATTGGCCTTCCCGGTCATGCACGAGTCGGTGGCCGATGAGATGTGGGATTCCGAGTCGAACGATCAGCTGGCCACCGCCATGATCGACTACGCCCGCACCACCGGAGCCCTCGCGATTCTGCCGTCGGCCATCGCCTACAAGGCGGGCGTTCATGTCCGGCAAGGTGAATTCCTCACGGCGGCAAGGCTTATGGAAGAGGCCGACACGATCTCTACTGCCATCGGCCACCACCCGATGAAGTACCACAAAGTGGAGCTGGCAGCCATGCGCGGAGATCTCGCCGAAGCGGGTGACCTCATGGAGGCAGGCATGGCCGAGGGCACCGCCAAGGGTGAAGGTCGGCTGCTGGGGGTCAGCGGGTATGCCGCAGCGGTGCTCTACAACGGCCTGGGCCGCTATGAAGAAGCACTGGCGGCAGCCCGGAAGGCCTGCGAATACCACGATCTCGGGTTTTACGGTTGGACCCTTCTCGAGCTGACAGAGGCCGCCGTGCGCGTCGGCGAGCGGGATGTCGCCGAGGATGCCGTGCGCCGCTTGCAGGTCGGTGCGGGTGCCAGCGGGACCGACTGGGGGCTGGGCGTATTGGCCGCGGCACGGGCTCTTGTGGCCGACGACACCGAGGCCGACGTGCTGTTCAAGGAGTCGGTCGAGCGCCTGAGCCGCACGCGCGCCGGCGTGCAATTGGCCCGGGCCCATCTGCGCTACGGGGAATGGCTGCGCCGCCAGAAGCTGCGCACAAGTGCCCGTGAACACCTCAACGCCGCGCACGACATGTTCACCAAGATGGGCGCGCAGGCGTTCGCCGAGCGGGCCCGCCGAGAGCTGACCGCCACCGGTGAGAAGGTGCGTAAACAGCCGCTGTCCTCGGGCGACGAACTGACCGCGCAGGAGGCGCAGATCGCGCAGTTGGCTCGCGACGGGCTGACAAATCAGGAGATCGGTGCGCAGCTGTTCATCAGCACCCACACCGTCGAATGGCACTTGCGCAAGGTCTTCGTCAAGCTCGGTGTCCGGTCGCGCAGGCAGCTGCGCTCTGTTTCGTGGACCAGCTGA
- a CDS encoding ATP-dependent DNA ligase, with translation MLLPVMPPVSPMLAKPATVIPPDASYEPKWDGFRALVFRDGDEVELGSRNERPMTRYFPELVEAAKAELPPRCVVDGEIVLPTDGGLDFEALQLRLHPAASRVRLLAEQTPACFIAFDLLALGDDDLMERPFSERRAALVDALGSGPSFHVTPATTDPVTARRWFDEFEGAGLDGLIAKPLTLTYQPDKRVMVKIKHQRTADCVVAGYRLHKSGPDAVGSLLLGLYTDDGELASVGVIGAFSMQRRRALFTELQPLVTSFENHPWNWAAQVAADPDLARRYGGGSRWNAGKDLSFVPLRPERVVEVRYDHMEGRRFRHTAQFNRWRPDREPRSCTYAQLDQPVTFRLTDIVPGLGHH, from the coding sequence ATGCTGCTGCCCGTGATGCCGCCCGTCTCGCCGATGCTGGCCAAACCGGCCACGGTGATCCCCCCGGACGCCTCCTACGAGCCCAAGTGGGACGGCTTCCGGGCTCTGGTGTTCCGCGACGGGGACGAAGTCGAGTTGGGCAGCCGCAACGAGCGCCCGATGACCCGGTACTTCCCCGAACTCGTCGAGGCAGCCAAGGCAGAACTCCCGCCGCGGTGCGTGGTCGACGGCGAGATCGTCCTACCCACCGACGGCGGCCTGGATTTCGAGGCCCTGCAACTGCGTCTGCACCCGGCGGCGTCCCGAGTGCGCCTGCTGGCCGAACAGACCCCGGCATGCTTCATCGCGTTCGACCTGCTCGCGCTCGGCGACGACGACCTCATGGAACGGCCGTTCAGTGAGCGTCGCGCCGCCCTCGTCGACGCCCTGGGTTCAGGGCCGTCGTTCCACGTCACCCCGGCCACCACTGATCCGGTGACGGCGCGGCGCTGGTTCGACGAATTCGAGGGCGCCGGGCTCGACGGACTGATCGCCAAACCCCTCACCCTCACCTATCAGCCCGACAAACGGGTCATGGTGAAGATCAAGCATCAGCGGACCGCCGACTGTGTGGTCGCCGGCTATCGACTCCACAAGTCGGGCCCGGATGCGGTCGGGTCGCTGCTGCTCGGGCTGTACACCGACGACGGTGAGCTGGCGTCGGTCGGGGTCATCGGCGCCTTCTCGATGCAACGGCGCCGTGCCCTGTTCACCGAATTGCAGCCACTGGTCACCAGTTTCGAGAACCATCCATGGAACTGGGCCGCACAGGTGGCCGCGGACCCGGACCTGGCACGCAGGTACGGCGGCGGGTCACGCTGGAACGCCGGGAAGGACCTCTCGTTCGTCCCGCTACGACCCGAGCGGGTGGTCGAGGTCCGCTACGACCACATGGAGGGCAGGCGGTTCCGGCACACCGCCCAGTTCAACCGCTGGCGGCCCGACCGCGAACCGCGCTCGTGCACCTACGCCCAACTGGACCAGCCGGTCACCTTCAGGCTCACCGACATCGTTCCGGGCCTGGGGCACCACTAG
- a CDS encoding ATP-dependent DNA ligase produces MEPVDLPVVPPIEPMLAKAQVKVPDEAGVWSYEPKWDGFRALAFRDGDEVVLQSRSGKELGRYFPELLDALRDELADRCVLDGEVVVPRPVDGRVRLDWESLSQRIHPAESRVRMLAEQTPAHFIGFDALATGDRSLLAQPFRVRREALIEAVKVKQWCHVTRTTTDPELGAQWLQTFEGAGLDGVIAKKLDGPYLPGKREMVKVKHHRDADCVAIGYRIHKSGEGIGSILLGLYRADGELQMVGGAASFSVKDRLKLLADLEPLREGDEVREGDPSRWNSAADKRWIPVRPERVCEVAYDQMEGNTVHGRRFRHAVKFLRWRPDREPSSCTFDQLDVPLNYDLYDVLAKEG; encoded by the coding sequence ATGGAGCCCGTGGACCTACCCGTAGTGCCGCCGATCGAACCGATGCTCGCCAAGGCCCAGGTGAAAGTGCCCGACGAGGCCGGGGTGTGGTCGTACGAACCGAAATGGGACGGATTCCGGGCGCTTGCCTTCCGCGACGGCGACGAGGTGGTGCTGCAGTCGCGCAGTGGCAAGGAGTTGGGACGCTACTTCCCCGAGTTGCTCGACGCGCTGCGTGACGAGCTCGCCGACCGCTGTGTCCTCGACGGCGAGGTCGTGGTGCCGCGCCCGGTCGACGGCCGGGTCCGCCTGGACTGGGAGTCGTTGTCGCAGCGCATCCATCCCGCCGAGTCGCGGGTGCGGATGCTCGCCGAACAGACCCCGGCGCACTTCATCGGCTTCGACGCGCTGGCCACCGGTGACCGCTCGCTGCTCGCACAGCCCTTCCGGGTGCGTCGCGAGGCACTGATCGAGGCCGTCAAGGTCAAACAGTGGTGCCATGTCACGCGGACCACCACCGATCCCGAACTCGGCGCACAGTGGTTGCAGACGTTCGAGGGTGCCGGGCTCGACGGGGTGATCGCCAAGAAGCTCGACGGGCCCTATCTGCCAGGCAAGCGGGAGATGGTCAAGGTCAAGCACCATCGCGACGCCGACTGTGTGGCCATCGGTTATCGCATCCACAAGAGCGGCGAGGGCATCGGCTCGATCCTGCTCGGCCTCTACCGCGCTGACGGTGAGCTGCAGATGGTCGGCGGCGCAGCCTCGTTCAGCGTCAAGGACCGGCTCAAGCTGCTGGCCGACCTGGAGCCGCTGCGGGAGGGCGATGAGGTCCGCGAGGGTGACCCGAGCCGCTGGAACTCGGCGGCCGACAAGCGCTGGATTCCGGTGCGCCCCGAGCGGGTATGCGAGGTGGCGTATGACCAGATGGAGGGCAACACGGTGCACGGGCGGCGCTTTCGGCATGCGGTGAAGTTCTTGCGCTGGCGCCCGGACCGGGAGCCGTCGAGTTGTACGTTCGACCAGCTCGATGTGCCGCTGAACTACGACCTGTACGACGTCCTGGCGAAGGAAGGTTGA
- the ligD gene encoding non-homologous end-joining DNA ligase, producing the protein MATPATELDVDGIKVRFTNPDKVYYPKLGTGGTKGKLMQYYLSVADRMVALLKDRPTHLQRFPDGIEGEEIYQKRVPQKHPDYLETCVVTFPSGRTADALKVTHPAAIAWAAQMGTITLHPWQVRCPDTEHPDELRIDLDPQPGTGFTEAASVACDVLKPLLDELGLVGYPKTSGGRGVHVFLRIKTDWDFTEVRRAGIALAREVERRAPEAVTTSWWKEERGQRLFIDYNQNARDRTFASAYSARKTPIATVSTPLSWEELRTANPDDYTIATVPDFLAGRDDPWAGIDEKKQSLKPLLDLVAADEERGLGDLPYPPSYPKMPGEPPRVQPSKKVAENWDEDGNRR; encoded by the coding sequence ATGGCGACACCAGCAACCGAACTCGACGTCGACGGGATCAAGGTCCGCTTCACCAACCCGGACAAGGTGTACTACCCGAAGCTCGGCACGGGCGGCACCAAGGGCAAGCTGATGCAGTACTACCTCAGTGTCGCCGACCGCATGGTGGCGCTGTTGAAAGACCGGCCCACGCACTTGCAACGCTTCCCCGACGGCATCGAGGGCGAGGAGATCTATCAGAAGCGGGTGCCGCAGAAGCATCCCGACTATCTGGAGACCTGCGTCGTCACCTTCCCGTCCGGCCGAACCGCCGATGCCCTCAAAGTGACACACCCGGCGGCGATCGCTTGGGCCGCGCAGATGGGCACGATCACGTTGCATCCCTGGCAGGTTCGGTGCCCGGACACCGAACATCCCGATGAACTGCGGATCGACCTGGACCCGCAGCCCGGCACCGGGTTCACCGAGGCCGCCTCGGTGGCCTGTGATGTGCTCAAGCCGCTGCTCGACGAGCTGGGCCTGGTCGGCTATCCCAAAACCTCGGGCGGCCGTGGCGTGCACGTCTTTCTGCGCATCAAGACCGACTGGGATTTCACCGAGGTGCGCCGGGCCGGGATCGCGTTGGCCCGCGAGGTGGAACGTCGTGCCCCCGAGGCGGTGACCACGTCGTGGTGGAAGGAGGAGCGAGGCCAGCGGTTGTTCATCGACTACAACCAGAATGCCCGCGACCGCACTTTCGCCTCGGCCTATTCAGCCCGCAAGACCCCGATCGCGACCGTGTCGACGCCGTTGTCCTGGGAGGAACTGCGCACCGCCAACCCCGATGACTACACCATCGCCACGGTGCCGGATTTCCTTGCCGGACGGGATGATCCGTGGGCCGGCATCGACGAGAAGAAGCAGTCCCTGAAGCCACTGCTGGATCTGGTGGCCGCCGATGAGGAGCGCGGCCTGGGGGATCTGCCGTATCCGCCGAGCTATCCGAAGATGCCGGGTGAGCCGCCGCGCGTGCAGCCCAGCAAGAAGGTCGCCGAGAACTGGGATGAGGACGGCAACCGGCGTTGA
- a CDS encoding alpha/beta hydrolase yields the protein MVAGADVASADTASGSDGSKASESAASAGPSRKGNRAGPHRSPNRKRHSAQPPAADQDDTGKKATRSAKISQVSKPGRAAEPGESRRETLASQYKSAVADFISKVRSAAPAAPVRSVETDVQPATPPVQRRISKRAAASAAAPDPQVAASPVLATAAPTLSLPEQIQSLVFDFVGVAVTAIAGPPVVPAGSDVTVRSSSLEITQGRTVPADWYYPEGDEPPERIILLQHGFLGVSAMYSYTASNLAEHTNSVVVVPTYSSNRFVRDGFWLGDDQVYRATAELFLGDRAALTASAQAAGYAEKYGADVPLPATFVLVGHSLGAGVVAGAAGYYADAIKSTGAENHLAGVVLLDGAPPEAVLPDALDKLDGLGTYVPILELGAPKEFRRVDAALLEHRPDKFNGVVLTDGQHLDAMQGGSRAIQLLSYLFYGFSTAPNKAASQTLITGWVDDMFAGRIDASTGACEGVDCSGIYGEPGQTLDLPTPAGSTSAVVIGGSAAPTVTTEFQPMLATALVAIRPPSDGDMLRLR from the coding sequence ATGGTTGCCGGAGCCGATGTTGCGAGCGCTGACACCGCATCGGGTTCGGACGGCTCGAAGGCATCGGAGTCCGCGGCAAGCGCAGGCCCGTCGCGCAAGGGCAACCGGGCCGGCCCGCACCGCAGCCCCAACCGCAAACGTCACTCAGCTCAGCCACCGGCCGCCGATCAGGACGACACGGGTAAGAAGGCGACCAGGTCGGCGAAGATATCCCAGGTGTCCAAGCCCGGACGGGCAGCCGAACCTGGCGAAAGTCGACGCGAAACCCTTGCCTCGCAATACAAGAGTGCCGTCGCCGACTTCATCTCGAAGGTACGGAGCGCTGCGCCCGCCGCACCCGTCAGGTCGGTCGAGACCGACGTGCAGCCAGCCACGCCACCAGTCCAGCGGCGCATCTCCAAACGCGCCGCAGCCTCGGCAGCAGCACCTGATCCGCAAGTGGCGGCGTCGCCGGTATTGGCCACCGCGGCGCCAACGCTGTCACTGCCGGAGCAGATCCAGTCTTTGGTCTTCGACTTCGTCGGGGTGGCCGTCACGGCCATCGCCGGTCCCCCCGTGGTTCCTGCCGGGAGCGACGTGACGGTGCGAAGTTCCTCATTGGAGATCACACAGGGCCGCACCGTACCGGCCGATTGGTACTACCCGGAAGGCGATGAACCGCCGGAGCGGATCATCCTGCTTCAGCATGGTTTCCTCGGGGTGAGCGCGATGTACAGCTACACCGCGTCAAACCTGGCCGAGCATACGAACAGCGTCGTGGTGGTGCCGACCTACTCTTCGAATCGCTTTGTCCGCGACGGGTTCTGGTTGGGCGACGATCAGGTCTATCGCGCAACAGCTGAGCTGTTCCTCGGTGACCGCGCGGCGTTGACCGCCAGCGCGCAGGCAGCTGGTTACGCCGAGAAGTACGGTGCCGACGTTCCCCTCCCAGCGACATTCGTCCTGGTCGGGCACTCGCTGGGTGCGGGTGTGGTGGCCGGCGCCGCGGGTTACTACGCGGATGCGATCAAATCGACTGGGGCAGAAAACCATCTGGCCGGGGTGGTGCTGCTCGACGGGGCACCGCCGGAAGCTGTGCTGCCCGACGCGCTGGACAAACTGGACGGGCTCGGCACCTACGTCCCCATTCTGGAACTCGGTGCGCCCAAAGAATTTCGCCGGGTCGATGCGGCGCTGCTCGAACACCGGCCGGACAAGTTCAACGGCGTGGTCCTGACCGATGGCCAACACCTGGATGCCATGCAAGGCGGGAGCCGAGCCATCCAACTCCTGTCGTACCTGTTCTACGGTTTTTCGACAGCGCCGAACAAGGCAGCCTCACAGACCCTCATCACCGGCTGGGTCGACGACATGTTCGCGGGCCGAATCGACGCGTCCACGGGAGCCTGTGAAGGAGTTGACTGCTCGGGCATCTACGGCGAACCGGGGCAGACCCTCGATCTACCGACACCGGCCGGATCCACCAGCGCGGTCGTGATCGGCGGATCAGCCGCGCCGACGGTGACCACCGAATTTCAGCCGATGCTCGCCACCGCCCTGGTGGCAATCCGGCCGCCGTCAGATGGCGACATGCTCCGTCTGCGCTGA
- a CDS encoding TetR/AcrR family transcriptional regulator, with the protein MAGERKGTPGSLTADDWIQAGYALLASDGMRALKIERLCEQIGATRGSFYWHFTDMKGYRAALVASWNAFLEQDRRSLAELEDLPPRERLSRMMQQLLSPQHWTLERAMREWARSDDIAAANVRAADHRVLVAVTKAYLDYGFSPEDAALRGQTTFATGIGVLHLMDSTDALTTADRSERFLDLMLGS; encoded by the coding sequence ATGGCAGGCGAACGCAAGGGCACGCCCGGGAGCTTGACCGCCGACGACTGGATACAGGCGGGGTACGCCCTGCTGGCCTCCGACGGCATGCGGGCGCTGAAGATCGAGCGGCTCTGTGAGCAGATCGGCGCCACCCGCGGCAGCTTCTACTGGCACTTCACCGACATGAAGGGCTACCGGGCCGCGCTGGTGGCGTCCTGGAATGCGTTCCTGGAGCAGGATCGGCGCTCCCTGGCCGAACTTGAGGACCTGCCGCCGCGGGAACGGCTGTCACGCATGATGCAGCAGCTGCTCAGCCCGCAGCACTGGACCCTGGAACGCGCGATGCGCGAATGGGCCCGCTCCGACGACATCGCCGCGGCCAATGTGCGCGCGGCCGATCACCGCGTGCTGGTCGCCGTCACCAAGGCCTACCTCGATTACGGATTCAGCCCCGAGGACGCGGCTCTGCGCGGCCAGACCACCTTCGCGACCGGGATCGGGGTGCTGCACCTCATGGACTCGACCGATGCCCTCACCACCGCCGACCGCAGTGAACGATTCCTGGACCTGATGTTGGGGAGCTGA